Proteins encoded in a region of the Planococcus shixiaomingii genome:
- a CDS encoding alpha-amylase family glycosyl hydrolase encodes MNRIKERLSYIYEDQNIEKVYSHIEAAMEKIKAKELRQRKPAWDEEDVVLITYGDQFNEEGKPTLQTLKKMYDAYLSDKFGIVHILPFYPYSSDDGFSVIDYRQVDPEMGDWNDIHELSGSARIMFDDVCNHISARSEWFQEYVKNNPKYADYFVEVDPAEDLSKVTRPRALPLLTPFRLANGEEKHIWTTFSADQIDLNFANPDVLAEMIEVLLFYIEQGAEYIRLDAIGFMWKEIGTTCIHHEKTHEIVKLFRDVVDNVAKGTVLITETNVPHKDNVAYFGNGHDEAHMVYQFPLPPLVLYSIHNGNTRALTEWAKGLPAGNRDTTFYNFLASHDGIGVNPIRGIIPEEEIGAMVDALKAEGALVNYKKTETGENIPYEINVTYFDALNKKDDDDSLRIKRFLAAHSVLLTLPGVPAVYIQSILGSRNDYEGVKETGANRSINRQKYGFAEIEHELQESGSRRNRVFTELTDIIKVRKAEALFHPNVPMQVEDFGEAVFAFSRTGKAGESLLVLNNLTDGQVRLPLSGRFLNIVTQETMDFEDGLELGPYQFFWLKPIHEEEQQ; translated from the coding sequence ATGAACCGAATAAAAGAACGGCTTTCCTATATCTATGAAGATCAGAATATTGAAAAAGTCTATTCCCATATTGAGGCGGCGATGGAGAAAATAAAAGCCAAGGAGCTGCGCCAAAGAAAGCCGGCGTGGGACGAAGAGGATGTCGTGCTGATCACGTACGGCGACCAGTTCAATGAAGAAGGCAAGCCGACGCTTCAAACCTTGAAGAAAATGTACGACGCTTACCTGTCGGACAAATTTGGCATTGTCCACATTTTGCCGTTTTACCCGTATTCCTCGGATGATGGATTCTCGGTCATCGACTATAGGCAGGTGGATCCGGAGATGGGCGATTGGAACGATATCCACGAGCTGTCCGGATCGGCGCGCATCATGTTTGACGATGTCTGCAACCACATTTCCGCGAGAAGCGAGTGGTTCCAGGAGTATGTGAAGAACAACCCGAAATACGCCGATTATTTTGTGGAGGTGGATCCGGCCGAAGACCTCAGCAAGGTGACGCGTCCGCGCGCGTTGCCGCTTCTCACACCGTTCCGTCTGGCAAACGGCGAAGAGAAGCACATCTGGACGACGTTCAGCGCAGACCAGATCGACTTAAATTTTGCGAACCCTGACGTATTGGCAGAGATGATCGAAGTGCTGCTGTTCTACATTGAGCAGGGGGCGGAATACATACGGCTGGACGCGATCGGCTTTATGTGGAAAGAAATCGGCACAACGTGCATCCACCACGAAAAGACGCACGAAATCGTCAAGCTGTTCCGCGATGTGGTGGACAACGTGGCGAAAGGGACGGTGCTCATCACCGAAACGAATGTGCCGCATAAGGACAACGTAGCTTATTTTGGCAACGGCCATGACGAGGCCCATATGGTTTATCAGTTTCCATTGCCACCGCTCGTGCTGTATTCCATCCACAACGGCAATACCCGCGCATTGACGGAATGGGCGAAGGGGCTGCCGGCCGGCAATCGGGATACGACATTCTACAATTTCCTCGCCTCGCATGACGGCATTGGCGTCAATCCGATACGGGGCATCATCCCGGAGGAGGAGATCGGGGCTATGGTGGACGCCTTAAAAGCGGAAGGCGCACTCGTCAATTACAAAAAAACCGAGACGGGCGAAAATATCCCGTACGAAATCAACGTGACGTATTTTGACGCATTGAACAAAAAGGATGATGACGACTCTTTGCGCATCAAGCGCTTTTTGGCGGCGCACTCGGTGCTGCTCACGCTGCCCGGGGTTCCGGCGGTTTATATCCAAAGCATTCTCGGTTCCCGGAACGATTATGAAGGCGTCAAGGAAACCGGCGCCAACCGGTCAATCAACCGCCAGAAATACGGTTTTGCTGAAATTGAACACGAGCTCCAGGAAAGCGGCTCGAGAAGAAACAGGGTGTTTACGGAACTGACGGACATCATCAAGGTGCGGAAGGCGGAAGCGCTTTTCCATCCGAACGTGCCGATGCAGGTGGAGGATTTCGGGGAAGCGGTATTCGCCTTCTCGAGAACAGGCAAAGCGGGCGAATCGCTTCTGGTCCTCAACAACCTGACGGACGGGCAAGTCCGCTTGCCGCTGTCCGGCCGGTTCCTCAATATAGTTACACAGGAGACAATGGATTTTGAAGACGGATTAGAGCTCGGCCCGTACCAGTTTTTCTGGCTAAAACCAATTCATGAGGAGGAACAGCAATGA
- a CDS encoding LacI family DNA-binding transcriptional regulator, with protein sequence MAPTIYDIARVANVSKSTVSRVLNNQQNISDEARERVQSAIKELNYHPNKLARSLSTGFDAILVISRSSATIVDNPFFSEILNSVSRKAEEEHFDVILQTSQNNQDELKKCIKKIKEKMIKGIIILSSPTNEKLLQQLDVFGIPVVVIGKVTGDYANIFSVDTDNYRDSFDQTQYLIDLGHKKIACLHSPFDYNVAIDRFNGYLDCMKENGLPPESGWVINSGYTIDKAYKAAKSLLRLKNRPTAIFATDDLKVISVYRAFSEANVRIPADISVIGYSNSNLAQFLFPSLTSMEIPIRKLGETGTELLFSKIRGTAGATPQRIIIPTPNIKGDSVAAMSGN encoded by the coding sequence ATGGCTCCTACAATTTACGACATCGCCCGCGTGGCCAATGTCTCCAAGTCGACCGTCTCCCGGGTCCTGAACAATCAGCAGAACATTTCGGACGAAGCAAGGGAACGTGTGCAGAGTGCCATCAAGGAGTTGAACTACCATCCGAACAAGCTCGCCCGCTCGCTGTCGACCGGCTTCGACGCCATACTGGTCATTTCGCGGTCGAGTGCGACAATTGTCGACAACCCATTTTTCTCGGAAATCCTCAATTCCGTTTCCCGAAAAGCGGAGGAAGAACATTTTGACGTCATCCTACAGACATCGCAGAACAACCAGGACGAACTGAAAAAATGCATTAAAAAGATCAAGGAAAAAATGATCAAAGGCATTATCATCCTGTCGTCGCCGACAAATGAAAAGTTGTTGCAGCAGCTCGACGTCTTTGGCATTCCCGTCGTCGTCATCGGCAAAGTGACCGGCGATTACGCAAACATTTTCAGTGTCGATACCGACAACTACCGGGACAGCTTTGACCAGACCCAGTACTTGATCGACCTTGGCCACAAGAAAATCGCCTGCCTGCACTCGCCGTTCGATTACAATGTCGCAATTGACCGGTTCAATGGCTATCTGGACTGCATGAAAGAGAACGGACTTCCGCCTGAATCCGGTTGGGTCATCAACAGCGGCTACACGATCGACAAAGCGTACAAAGCGGCCAAAAGCCTGTTGCGGCTGAAAAACCGCCCGACCGCCATTTTTGCAACGGACGATTTGAAAGTCATCAGCGTCTACCGCGCGTTCAGCGAAGCAAATGTCCGCATACCAGCTGACATTTCCGTCATCGGCTACAGCAATTCCAACCTGGCGCAGTTTCTGTTCCCGTCGCTGACCAGCATGGAAATCCCGATTCGCAAGCTCGGCGAGACCGGAACCGAGCTGCTGTTCTCGAAGATTAGAGGGACAGCAGGCGCGACGCCGCAGCGGATCATCATCCCTACCCCCAACATCAAAGGGGATTCGGTGGCTGCGATGAGCGGTAATTGA